In a single window of the Panthera leo isolate Ple1 chromosome A1, P.leo_Ple1_pat1.1, whole genome shotgun sequence genome:
- the TEX43 gene encoding testis-expressed protein 43 isoform X1 — MRILSLLEVMAPGEDTCPILPKIANSCTDESSYKPSNECAPNAGVHLPRFSVKHGMIPRRYVMPWKENMKFRNMNLKHAEVCGIHAGPFEDSLFLNHSERLCHGEDRKVVLKKDPPEIKIADMPLHSPLSKYQSTVISHGVRRRLV; from the exons ATGAGAATTCTGTCCCTCCTGGAGGTGATGGCTCCGGGCGAGGACACGTGTCCTATCTTACCTAAGATTGCCAACAGCTGCACTGATGAGAGTTCATATAAGCCTTCTAATGA GTGTGCTCCAAATGCTGGGGTTCATTTGCCACGATTTTCAGTAAAGCACGGGATGATCCCAAGACGTTATGTTATGCcttggaaagaaaatatgaaattcagGAACATGAATCTGAAG CACGCAGAAGTGTGTGGGATCCACGCTGGCCCTTTCGAAGACTCTCTGTTTTTGAATCACAGCGAAAGGCTTTGTCATGGGGAAGATCGTAAAGTTGTCTTAAAGAAAGACCcaccagaaataaaaattgcaGATATGCCTCTTCATTCACCGCTCTCCAAATACCAAAGCACTGTGATTTCCCACGGCGTCAGGAGGCGTCTGGTCTGA
- the TEX43 gene encoding testis-expressed protein 43 isoform X2 — MEDFASQRETMCAPNAGVHLPRFSVKHGMIPRRYVMPWKENMKFRNMNLKHAEVCGIHAGPFEDSLFLNHSERLCHGEDRKVVLKKDPPEIKIADMPLHSPLSKYQSTVISHGVRRRLV; from the exons ATGGAAGACTTTGCGTCTCAGAGGGAAACAAT GTGTGCTCCAAATGCTGGGGTTCATTTGCCACGATTTTCAGTAAAGCACGGGATGATCCCAAGACGTTATGTTATGCcttggaaagaaaatatgaaattcagGAACATGAATCTGAAG CACGCAGAAGTGTGTGGGATCCACGCTGGCCCTTTCGAAGACTCTCTGTTTTTGAATCACAGCGAAAGGCTTTGTCATGGGGAAGATCGTAAAGTTGTCTTAAAGAAAGACCcaccagaaataaaaattgcaGATATGCCTCTTCATTCACCGCTCTCCAAATACCAAAGCACTGTGATTTCCCACGGCGTCAGGAGGCGTCTGGTCTGA